One Actinospica robiniae DSM 44927 genomic region harbors:
- a CDS encoding DNA adenine methylase: MVAGGGSSPQRAARRTPWTPADVRDKPGPLTDSRFFEQSVVSPLRYPGAKRQLTPVIENMIRANVPPPRLFVEPFCGGATTALHMAGRGIVDHVILADADPLVAAFWYVAAFDTSWLIGAMHAEPVTLDRWDWWRLAEPRSRRDKAMKCLFLNRTTFSGILHGRAGPIGGRAQASPYKIDCRFGKAGLERRLKAVGDLAATGRILDVWNLDWRETFQRLMQEYAHLSLDELAVYLDPPYVEKAPYLYEWSFESDQHEALARELAQATNFRWLLSYDDNETIRTLYAHVPGVTRLSIPHRYTAAGSEKRSVRSELLVTNYPDLPPESRSQVI; encoded by the coding sequence GTGGTGGCAGGCGGCGGTAGCTCTCCCCAACGGGCTGCTCGCCGGACGCCTTGGACTCCGGCTGATGTTAGGGACAAGCCGGGCCCGCTTACAGACAGCCGCTTCTTCGAGCAGAGCGTCGTGAGCCCGTTGCGGTACCCTGGCGCGAAGCGCCAGCTCACGCCCGTCATTGAGAACATGATCCGCGCGAACGTACCCCCGCCACGGCTTTTCGTAGAACCCTTTTGCGGTGGAGCTACGACAGCACTGCACATGGCAGGCCGAGGCATCGTTGATCATGTGATCCTCGCCGACGCTGACCCACTAGTTGCGGCATTTTGGTACGTCGCGGCCTTCGACACGTCTTGGCTCATCGGGGCCATGCATGCCGAACCAGTGACGCTGGATCGATGGGACTGGTGGCGGCTCGCAGAACCGCGAAGTCGAAGGGACAAGGCCATGAAGTGCCTGTTCCTGAACCGCACGACCTTCTCCGGCATCTTGCATGGCCGCGCTGGACCCATCGGCGGCCGGGCTCAAGCCTCGCCCTATAAGATCGACTGCAGGTTCGGCAAAGCAGGCCTGGAGCGTCGCCTGAAGGCCGTCGGCGATCTCGCTGCGACGGGTCGAATCCTGGACGTATGGAATCTCGACTGGCGAGAGACCTTCCAACGCCTCATGCAGGAGTATGCCCACCTTAGTTTGGACGAGCTCGCCGTCTACCTCGACCCTCCGTACGTCGAGAAGGCTCCTTACCTCTATGAATGGTCCTTCGAGTCCGACCAACACGAGGCGCTTGCTCGAGAGCTTGCTCAAGCTACGAACTTTCGATGGCTGCTGTCATACGATGACAACGAGACGATCAGAACTCTTTACGCACATGTCCCAGGGGTCACTCGCCTCAGCATCCCTCACAGGTACACGGCAGCAGGCTCGGAGAAACGCTCAGTGCGCAGTGAGTTGCTCGTGACCAACTACCCAGACCTGCCGCCTGAGTCACGGAGCCAAGTCATCTAA